The Bradyrhizobium guangxiense genomic sequence TCGGCTGCACAACAGCCGCGCGCCGGTGGTGTTCGCGTCCACCAACAAGGTCTATGGCCGCCTGATCGAGGACAGCGAGATCGTGCTCGCGGGCCGCCGTTACATGCCCGCGAGCGCCATGCTGGCGGACGGCATCTCCGAGAATGCGCCGCTCGACTTCTACAGTCCCTATGGCTGCTCGAAGGGGACCGCGGACCAATACGTCCACGACTACGCGCGGGTCTACGGACTGCAGACCGTGGTGATGCGCATGAGCTGCATCTACGGGCCGCGGCAGTTCGGCACCGAGGACCAGGGCTGGATCGCACATTTCCTGCTGAGCGCGATCCGCGGCAAGCCGCTGACGATCTACGGTGACGGCCATCAGGTTCGCGACGCCTTGCACGTGTCGGATGCAGTGACGGCCTGGCTCGCGGTGCTCGACCGGATCGCGCTCGCGCGCGGGCGCGTGTTCAATCTCGGCGGCGGTCCGGCGAATGCGGTCAGCCTTCGCGAGCTCATCGATCACATTGCCGAACTGACGGGCCGCGAGATCGCTTACGGCTTTGCCGATTGGCGTCCGGGCGATCAGCCCTGGTACGTCACCGACACCCGGGCGCTGTCGACCGCACTTGGCTGGACACCGCAGGTTTCGGTGGCCGAGGGCCTTCACTCGCTTCACGCATGGCTGGACAGCCGCTTCGGAGCAAATCACGGCAGCCGCGAGGCCCTGGCATGACGCGCGTCGCCCTGATCAATCCGGATTGGGATTTTGGCGGCAGCATCTATTTCGGCTGCCGCTCCCCCCACCTTCCGCTCGAGCTCGGGATCTCCGAGCACTATTTGAAAGCGGCCGGGCACCGGACGCTGCTGCTCGATGCGCACATGTTCGATCTGTCGCTAGGAGATATCGAGGCCGAGTTACGCACGTTCAAGCCCGACCTGATCGTGATCACGACGGCGCCGACCTATCTGTTCTGGCGCTGCGCGCCGCCGGAGCTGCGCGTTCCGCAGGAGCTTGCCCTGGCGGTACGCGATCTCGCACCGGTCCTGGTCGCCGTCGGGCCGCACGGCTCGACGACGCCGCGAGCGGCACTGAGAAAGCTCGGCGTCGACATCATCGTGATGGGCGAGTGCGAAGCATCCTTGCTGCGCCTGGCAAACGGAGAGCGCGATTTTCCCGGCCTGTGCTTTGCAGACGATGCCTCGATCCGCGTCAATGGTGGTCCGCAGGCGGTCGAATTCAGGGATCAGCCTGCGCTTGTCTGGCCGGACGAAATGATCCAGCGGCATCATCACCATCATCACCGGTTCGAGGCCAAACCTGTCGGACCCGGAGCGGAGGTCGAGGCGTCGCGGGGCTGTCCGTATAACTGCACCTTCTGCGCCAAGGAGAATTTCCGCAACGCCTACCGCAAACGGCCGCCCGCGATCATTCTCGACGAGATCGATCGCCTGCGTGGGCAAGGAGTCGAGTATATCTATTTCATCGACGAGATTTTCCTTCCGAACCCCGAGCTTCTGGAAGGGCTGAGCGCGCGCG encodes the following:
- a CDS encoding NAD-dependent epimerase/dehydratase family protein, translating into MTNERDNRPVLITGGCGFIGCNLADRLAERGEHVLVLDNLARAGVRENAHWLKSRHGDLVTITVSDIREPIPVIDAVREARAVLHLAAQVAVTDSVSDPATDFEINARGTLNVLEAVRLHNSRAPVVFASTNKVYGRLIEDSEIVLAGRRYMPASAMLADGISENAPLDFYSPYGCSKGTADQYVHDYARVYGLQTVVMRMSCIYGPRQFGTEDQGWIAHFLLSAIRGKPLTIYGDGHQVRDALHVSDAVTAWLAVLDRIALARGRVFNLGGGPANAVSLRELIDHIAELTGREIAYGFADWRPGDQPWYVTDTRALSTALGWTPQVSVAEGLHSLHAWLDSRFGANHGSREALA
- a CDS encoding TIGR04295 family B12-binding domain-containing radical SAM protein, with amino-acid sequence MTRVALINPDWDFGGSIYFGCRSPHLPLELGISEHYLKAAGHRTLLLDAHMFDLSLGDIEAELRTFKPDLIVITTAPTYLFWRCAPPELRVPQELALAVRDLAPVLVAVGPHGSTTPRAALRKLGVDIIVMGECEASLLRLANGERDFPGLCFADDASIRVNGGPQAVEFRDQPALVWPDEMIQRHHHHHHRFEAKPVGPGAEVEASRGCPYNCTFCAKENFRNAYRKRPPAIILDEIDRLRGQGVEYIYFIDEIFLPNPELLEGLSARGLKFGVQTRIDLWKPDMLALLGRAGCVSIEAGIESLTVEGRAALAKNCKMTTDQLADRLVEARRHVPFVQANLIEVPEDDDPIVQRWRRKMQDAGIWANDPVPLYPYPGSPDYRKLWGEADDFAWERAHLHYLGMFERFSDVQNDRPIPLDALEHPVAP